Proteins encoded in a region of the Saccharothrix ecbatanensis genome:
- a CDS encoding TetR/AcrR family transcriptional regulator — MSRPLRADAQRNRDRLIETALDAFSHDGSDVTLESIAKRAGVGIGTLYRHFPTREALVEAVYRNELGKLCDAAPELVRTLPPDEATRAWMDRFLDYMTTKRDLGDALRAVIASGGDPYGESLERLTQAMTVLLEAIDRTDVAPLDVLATLGGIAIAAGEVGPSDGMLDLVLNGLRYRP; from the coding sequence GTGTCCCGCCCGCTGCGCGCGGACGCCCAGCGCAACCGCGACCGCTTGATCGAGACGGCCCTCGACGCGTTCAGCCACGACGGCTCGGACGTGACGCTGGAGTCCATCGCGAAGCGCGCCGGAGTCGGCATCGGCACGCTCTACCGCCACTTCCCCACCCGGGAGGCGCTGGTGGAGGCGGTCTACCGGAACGAGTTGGGCAAGCTCTGCGACGCCGCGCCCGAGCTGGTGCGCACGCTGCCGCCGGACGAGGCGACCAGGGCCTGGATGGACCGGTTCCTGGACTACATGACCACGAAACGCGATCTCGGGGACGCACTGCGCGCGGTGATCGCAAGCGGTGGCGACCCGTACGGGGAAAGCCTGGAACGGCTGACACAGGCCATGACCGTGCTGCTGGAGGCCATCGACCGCACGGACGTGGCCCCGCTGGACGTGCTGGCCACCCTCGGCGGCATCGCGATCGCGGCGGGCGAGGTCGGCCCCTCGGACGGCATGCTCGACCTCGTGCTGAACGGCCTGCGCTACCGGCCCTGA
- a CDS encoding SDR family NAD(P)-dependent oxidoreductase, whose protein sequence is MTEHITTPFDVESTAAQVVAGIDLTGRRAVVTGGASGIGVETARALASTGAEVTLAVRDTSAGQRVADEIGGNVRVAAVDLADRASVAAFVAGWDGPLHMLINNAGVMATPETRTPEGWELQFATNHLGHFALTTGLHRFLAAEGARVVSVSSAAHLMSPVVFDDIHFVERPYDPWAAYGQSKTANVLLAVEATKRWAADGITVNAVMPGGIRTNLQRHVGREAMDAMIAQAVEDGFRLKTPEQGAATSVLVATSPLLEGVGGRYFEDCAEALPNDGNMVSGVAAYALDPAAATRLWEVTEKTLAG, encoded by the coding sequence ATGACCGAGCACATCACCACGCCGTTCGACGTGGAGTCCACCGCCGCGCAGGTCGTGGCGGGCATCGACCTGACCGGCCGGCGCGCGGTGGTCACCGGTGGCGCGTCGGGCATCGGCGTCGAGACCGCGCGGGCGTTGGCGTCGACGGGCGCGGAGGTCACGTTGGCGGTCCGCGACACCTCGGCCGGGCAGCGGGTGGCGGACGAGATCGGCGGGAACGTGCGGGTGGCGGCGGTCGACCTCGCGGACCGGGCGTCCGTGGCGGCGTTCGTGGCGGGCTGGGACGGCCCGCTGCACATGCTGATCAACAACGCGGGCGTGATGGCCACGCCGGAGACCCGCACGCCGGAGGGCTGGGAACTCCAGTTCGCCACCAACCACCTGGGCCACTTCGCGTTGACCACCGGCCTGCACCGGTTCCTCGCGGCCGAGGGCGCGCGGGTGGTGTCCGTCAGCTCCGCCGCGCACCTCATGTCGCCGGTCGTGTTCGACGACATCCACTTCGTCGAGCGGCCTTACGACCCGTGGGCGGCGTACGGGCAGTCCAAGACGGCGAACGTGCTGCTGGCGGTGGAGGCGACCAAGCGCTGGGCGGCCGATGGCATCACCGTGAACGCCGTTATGCCGGGCGGCATCAGGACCAACCTCCAGCGGCACGTCGGACGGGAGGCCATGGACGCCATGATCGCCCAGGCCGTCGAGGACGGCTTCAGGCTGAAGACGCCGGAGCAGGGCGCGGCCACGTCGGTGCTGGTGGCCACGTCACCGCTGTTGGAGGGCGTCGGCGGGCGGTACTTCGAGGACTGCGCCGAGGCCCTGCCGAACGACGGGAACATGGTCAGCGGTGTCGCGGCCTACGCGCTGGACCCGGCGGCGGCGACGCGGCTGTGGGAGGTGACCGAGAAGACGTTGGCCGGCTGA
- a CDS encoding SDR family NAD(P)-dependent oxidoreductase, which translates to MVSVLVTGSSDGIGRETAATLVGLGHRVVLHARDAARAGQALAAVPKADGVVIGDLTSLSQTRELALAAGPCDVVIHNAGLGGGLQERTLTDDGLELLFQVNVLAPYLLTALMPRPSRLIYLTSGLESQGVADLDDLQHERGEWNGMQAYSDSKLLDVVLAFAVARHWPDVISNAVDPGWIKTKLGGPNATDELPKGADTQVWLATSDEPAATVTGRYFKWREDLPANPAAYDVGLQDGLLDACAEITGVKLT; encoded by the coding sequence ATGGTGAGCGTTCTGGTCACGGGGTCGTCGGACGGTATCGGTCGGGAGACGGCGGCGACGCTGGTCGGGCTCGGGCACCGGGTGGTGCTGCACGCACGTGACGCGGCACGGGCCGGGCAGGCGCTGGCCGCCGTGCCGAAAGCCGACGGGGTCGTGATCGGCGACCTCACGTCCCTCAGCCAGACCAGGGAGCTCGCGCTGGCGGCCGGACCGTGCGACGTGGTCATCCACAACGCCGGACTGGGCGGCGGCCTGCAGGAACGCACCCTCACCGACGACGGCCTGGAGCTGCTGTTCCAGGTCAACGTGCTGGCCCCGTACCTGCTCACCGCCCTCATGCCCCGCCCCAGCCGGCTGATCTACCTCACGTCCGGCCTGGAGTCGCAGGGCGTGGCGGACCTCGACGACCTCCAGCACGAGCGCGGCGAGTGGAACGGCATGCAGGCCTACTCCGACTCCAAGCTGCTCGACGTCGTCCTCGCGTTCGCGGTGGCCCGCCACTGGCCGGACGTCATCAGCAACGCGGTCGACCCCGGCTGGATCAAGACCAAGCTGGGCGGCCCGAACGCCACCGACGAGCTCCCGAAGGGCGCGGACACCCAGGTGTGGCTCGCGACCTCCGACGAACCCGCCGCCACCGTCACCGGCCGCTACTTCAAGTGGCGCGAAGACCTCCCCGCCAACCCCGCCGCGTACGACGTCGGACTCCAGGACGGTCTGCTCGACGCCTGCGCGGAGATCACCGGCGTCAAGCTCACGTGA
- a CDS encoding DUF1330 domain-containing protein, producing the protein MAVDPRGADLKRLIADDPGGPVVMLNLLRFAEGGFESYQEYARQLHETFLPRYGGEVLYAGTGSTVLVAEDGQSWDAVVVVRYPHREAFSRMVADPEYQEVTRLRTEALTEAVLQATIPWG; encoded by the coding sequence ATGGCTGTGGATCCGCGAGGCGCCGACCTGAAGCGACTGATCGCCGACGACCCGGGTGGGCCGGTCGTCATGCTCAACCTGCTGAGGTTCGCGGAGGGCGGGTTCGAGTCGTACCAGGAGTACGCACGTCAGCTGCATGAGACGTTCCTGCCCCGGTACGGCGGCGAAGTGCTCTACGCGGGCACCGGCTCCACCGTCCTGGTGGCCGAGGACGGGCAGAGCTGGGACGCGGTCGTGGTCGTGCGCTATCCCCACCGGGAGGCGTTCAGCCGGATGGTCGCCGATCCGGAGTACCAGGAGGTGACCCGGCTGCGCACCGAAGCGCTGACCGAGGCGGTGCTCCAGGCCACCATCCCCTGGGGCTGA
- a CDS encoding MFS transporter: MTSRSVVPHASIRTWLGLAVLALPTLLLSMDVTVLYLATPHLAASLRPTATELLWITDSYGFLIASFLVVMGNLGDRIGRRRLLLIGATAFALGSVVAAYAPTPTTLIVARALLGVAGSTMMPSTLALISTMFRDATQRGTAIGIWAACLSGGVALGPVVGGALLESWWWGSVFLIAVPVMGLMLVTAPWVLPEHRDPAPGRIDLAGVALSLATVLPTIYGVKHLFAGHAVATGVASIGVGAGFGVLFVRRQLVTADPLIDVRLFGERRFRAAMIVMTAGISVTAGVYLFVTQYLQQVVGLSPLRAGLWLLPSSGAMVVTSVLAPVLARRFAAGRIVGVSLLIAAVGFVILTRLTATSGVALVVLGIVVVYLGQGPIMALSTDLIVGSAPPRKAGAASALSETGTELGLALGVAVLGSIGAAVYRARVDGRIPDTLPPAAVDAAFTSGLVTIAAIAAAVSAVLALVAWRAA, from the coding sequence ATGACAAGTCGATCAGTCGTGCCGCACGCGAGCATCCGGACGTGGCTGGGGCTCGCGGTGCTCGCCCTGCCGACCCTCTTGCTCTCGATGGACGTCACGGTCCTCTACCTGGCCACACCGCACCTGGCGGCGAGCCTGCGGCCCACCGCGACCGAGCTGCTGTGGATCACCGACAGCTACGGGTTCCTGATCGCCTCGTTCCTGGTCGTGATGGGCAACCTCGGTGACCGCATCGGACGTCGCCGATTGCTGCTCATCGGCGCCACCGCGTTCGCGCTCGGGTCGGTCGTCGCGGCCTACGCGCCAACGCCGACAACGCTGATCGTGGCCCGTGCGCTGCTGGGTGTCGCCGGTTCGACCATGATGCCGTCCACTCTCGCGTTGATCAGCACCATGTTCCGCGACGCGACCCAGCGCGGGACGGCCATCGGGATCTGGGCGGCGTGCCTCTCCGGCGGTGTCGCGCTCGGGCCGGTGGTCGGCGGCGCGCTGCTGGAATCGTGGTGGTGGGGTTCGGTCTTCCTGATCGCCGTGCCGGTGATGGGGCTGATGCTGGTGACCGCGCCGTGGGTGCTGCCGGAGCACCGCGATCCCGCACCGGGACGGATCGACCTGGCCGGCGTCGCGCTGTCGCTGGCGACGGTGCTGCCGACGATTTACGGCGTCAAGCACCTCTTCGCGGGCCATGCCGTCGCCACGGGGGTCGCGTCGATCGGCGTGGGTGCCGGGTTCGGGGTGTTGTTCGTGCGACGGCAGTTGGTGACGGCCGACCCGTTGATCGACGTGCGGCTGTTCGGCGAGCGGCGGTTCCGGGCCGCGATGATCGTGATGACGGCGGGCATCTCGGTGACCGCGGGCGTCTACCTGTTCGTCACGCAGTACCTGCAACAAGTGGTGGGGCTGTCGCCGTTGCGGGCGGGGTTGTGGTTGCTGCCCTCGTCCGGCGCGATGGTCGTCACCTCCGTGCTCGCGCCCGTGCTCGCGCGGAGGTTCGCGGCCGGGCGGATCGTCGGTGTCTCGCTGCTGATCGCCGCGGTCGGGTTCGTGATCCTGACCCGGTTGACCGCGACGTCGGGGGTGGCGCTGGTCGTGCTCGGCATCGTGGTCGTCTACCTCGGCCAGGGACCGATCATGGCGCTGAGCACCGATCTCATCGTCGGCTCGGCGCCACCGCGCAAGGCCGGTGCGGCGTCGGCGCTGTCGGAGACGGGCACGGAACTCGGGCTCGCCCTCGGTGTCGCGGTCCTGGGCAGCATCGGCGCGGCCGTGTACCGGGCGCGGGTCGACGGGCGCATCCCGGACACCCTGCCGCCGGCCGCGGTCGACGCGGCCTTCACCTCAGGCCTCGTGACGATCGCCGCCATCGCCGCCGCCGTGTCCGCGGTGCTGGCCCTCGTCGCGTGGCGAGCCGCGTGA